A genome region from Leptodactylus fuscus isolate aLepFus1 chromosome 6, aLepFus1.hap2, whole genome shotgun sequence includes the following:
- the EPS8L1 gene encoding epidermal growth factor receptor kinase substrate 8-like protein 1 isoform X2: MADVSQYQVNHLVTFTIDEEDDVHTVEDAIRKLNVMDAKGRIWIQEMILQVNSSSVKLLDVESKEELEVFPISAIQRCDTFLPENRHRSLLVLVCQERYQPKADVHFFQCDDIGVELISEDINSAVSDSRTGDNAKRPTALRNTQEKINQQGTSIPSFFMPQRQWKQPQTRSISPAEILERESQRRFTKSSNTSLNPQVIINPVPQMQQSSTSSLDPIYTQVVRNEKNPHSPQNSRSPQMQQRSSSGGQTFVDGEIQDPMSIRAGREVDLLNHCFDDIEYFMGNLQKSAEAFKVLNQRKKSRRNKKPEAGEGLLTLRAKPPKLEEYEEAGRKFKYCFCLLARLRNNIMNPSSVELVHFLFGPLKTLVDSSGGPEMAADIKSPMLTKEAVALLSECLDDKEVELWNSLGPNWTKPRLEFPRDYSEPYTPTFNSGWIPSSDGKLWEDPVELQHRHEELRSQQSTPQVHQPPPPPALNGHRETDNKCVSCTYDFVARNSNELSVLHGEILEVLDDSKKWWKVQNRFGQIGYVPYNILAPATADELNKAKQNGVPPGSPIKKSQPPTPPKKPAKSNLINPGQWDTVDSQHPPQTTVQQEKYDRINSMNEELLLRLANGRTNQQKSLHIQKSSDTSIPLDEESNPSEVAAWLQAKGFNTLTVKSLGVLNGAQLFSLRKEELKSVSPEEGARVYSQVMVQKALLEDSKKISELEAVMERQKKKVDSELEKGSL; the protein is encoded by the exons ATGGCGGATGTGTCCCAATACCAAGTGAAT CATCTGGTGACATTTACAATCGATGAAGAGGATGACGTCCACACTGTGGAAGATGCAATTCGCAAACTTAACGTCATGGATGCCAAAGGCAGAATATGGATCCAAGAAATGATACTGCAAGTCAACAGTTCCTCTGTTAAACTACTAGATGTAGAGTCCAAG GAAGAGCTGGAAGTATTTCCTATCTCCGCCATCCAACGATGCGATACTTTTCTCCCAGAAAACAGGCATCGCTCTCTGCTGGTGTTGGTGTGCCAGGAAAGATACCAGCCCAAAGCTGATGTTCACTTCTTTCAGTGTGACGACATTGGG GTGGAGCTGATCAGTGAAGATATTAATAGTGCGGTGTCTGATTCCAGAACCGGAGATAATGCAAAGAGACCTACAGCCCTACG GAACACCCAAGAGAAGATAAATCAGCAAGGCACAAGTATTCCCAGTTTCTTCATGCCTCAGAGGCAATGGAAACAGCCCCAGACTCGTAGCATCTCCCCGGCAGAAATCCTAGAGCGAGAATCACAGCGGAGATTTACAAAATCTTCAAACACATCCCTGAACCCCCAAGTCATTATCAATCCCGTTCCACAGATGCAGCAGTCAAGCACTTCCTCACTG GATCCAATCTATACTCAAGTGGTACGAAACGAGAAGAACCCACATAGCCCACAGAACTCTAGAAGTCCACAAATGCAACAAAGAAGTAGCTCAGGTGGACAGACATTTG TTGATGGGGAAATCCAAGACCCAATGTCCATCAGAGCTGGGCGAGAAGTG GATCTACTGAATCACTGCTTTGATGACATTGAATATTTTATGGGAAATCTTCAGAAGTCAGCAGAAGCATTTAAAGTCCTAAATCAAAGAAAAAAGTCAAGAAGGAACAAGAAGCCAGAAGCTGGAG AGGGATTGCTGACTCTCCGAGCAAAACCCCCTAAATTAGAAGAATATGAAGAAGCAGGGAGGAAATTCAAGTACTGCTTCTGTCTTCTG GCACGGCTTAGAAATAACATTATGAATCCCAGTTCCGTTGAACTTGTTCACTTCTTATTTGGGCCACTTAAAACT CTGGTGGATAGTTCTGGAGGTCCGGAAATGGCTGCTGATATCAAAAGTCCAATGCTAACCAAGGAAGCTGTTGCTCTGTTGAGCGAGTGCTTAGATGACAAAGAAGTAGAATTATGGAATTCTTTGGGGCCAAACTGGACCAAACCAAG ACTGGAATTCCCGCGGGACTATAGCGAGCCGTACACTCCCACCTTTAACAGCGGATGGATACCCAGCTCTGATGGAAAACTTTGGGAAGATCCAGTTGAGCTTCAGCATCGCCATGAAGAATTAAGGTCACAG CAATCGACTCCTCAAGTTCATCAGCCGCCACCTCCTCCAGCGCTGAATGG CCACCGTGAGACAGACAACAAATGCGTGAGCTGCACATATGATTTTGTTGCCAGAAACAGCAATGAATTGTCAGTGTTACATGGAGAAATATTGGAG GTTTTGGATGATTCCAAGAAGTGGTGGAAGGTGCAGAATCGCTTTGGACAGATCGGTTATGTCCCTtacaatatacttgctcctgcTACAGCAGACGAACTTAACAAAGCAAAACAAAATGGAGTCCCACCTGGGAGCCCCATAAAG AAGTCACAACCACCAACACCACCCAAAAAGCCAGCAAAATCAAATCTAATCAACCCCGGACAATGGGATACAGTAGATAGTCAACATCCACCACAGACTACTGTCCAGCAAG aaAAATATGACAGAATAAACAGTATGAATGAAGAATTGCTGCTCAGACTTGCAAATGGTCGAACAAACCAACAGAAGAGCCTACATATCCAGAAGTCATCAGATACCTCCATTCCACTTGATGAGGAATCCAACCCATCCGAGGTTGCCGCTTGGCTCCAGGCCAAAGGCTTTAATACCCT